acaaaaataaaatttcaataaaagagCGGGAAAATTTACAATCTAATCATCTAAGATTATGGGAGGAAAGATTGTCCTCAAAGGGCTTACATTCCTAGGTATTTCACTATCTACACTATTGCCCTCTACATTAGTATTTACATTACTGCTTAGGGGAGGTTTGGTGCCCTCTTGCTCAGATCTCCCATCACCTGCATAAAGTATCATCTCTTGCCCATGGGGCCCAGCATCTTCCACTCCTAGCTCTACATCCTCCTCTTGAGGCCTGGAGTTGTCCTCCTCAGGTTCGAGGACCTCCATATCTTCCTTTTCTCCTAGCCCAGTGTCCTTATCAGAGGGCCCAGCTGAAGTGTGAGAAGTTTCCTTAGGCAGGGGAAGGTCATCCTCTCTATAAagcacctcctcgccatcagagtctTCCTCTTTGGCTCGGAGTTCAGACAGCGAAGCAGAAGGAGCCTGTCTGGCCTCCCTCAAACCTCGATTGAAGCCAGACGCGAACATACGGAAGCCCTTTCGCCAAATAGCCGTCTTCAGTTCGTCAGAGGCCTTGTACTCGGCAAGTCGTGCCtggcaggcctcagctatctctGCTTTCAACTCAGAAGAGTCCCTGTAAGCTTGAAGACGAACCTCACAGGCCTGTTCAATCTCCTTCTTCAGTTCGGCTGACTCCTTAAATTCCCGCAAGCGCTCCTCACACTCCAGCTGAACCCTATCTTCAGCCAGCTTAGCATCCTCAAGCAGGGCTGAGCATCTCTTCTTCAAAGCCTCGATCTCTTGGCTGAGATGTTGATTTTGGAGTTTTGTTGTCTCAGCCTCCAAGGTCAGGTCTTTAAAACTTTCTGCCCGCTTGACCAACTCCTGCTCGAGGACCACTACCCGAGCCAGGGCTTCCTCCCTCTGAGCCATCACTACCTCGTGTTGGAATCGGGCTGCCTCAGAATCTGCCTTCAAGGCCTCATACTGGTGGCGGACCTCATCTCTCTCCCTTTGAACCTCTTCCAGAGAAGACAGCTATTTTAGGGCTTCTTTACAACGAATATCTGCCTCAGCTGCCTTCTCATCCGCTCTCTTGAGAGCATCCAGGGCGTATGCCAGCTCTGCCTGTAAGGACTTGGAATGCTCTTGAGCTGCGGCGAGATTGCTTCGGGCATCACTGGTGGCAGACAGGTTTTCCTCTAAACGTGCCTCCTCGACCCGGCGATCCACTGACTCCTGGAGAGCGTGGTCGTGAGCATCtacctccatgaagaggcccgtcacctagcaAAGAGGGAAAACTGTCAGAACAAAGAAATGAAGAAAACTAAAGTATGGACAGAAATCGAAAAGGACAACTTACCAtaaggagcatctccctgataaTATCTCCTAGCTCCCCACGAGGGCGAGATCGGAACGCTGCCTGCTCACGAGTGGAGCTGGCCAGAAGgccagtgagagcaagcaagCGAGGGTCTGAGGCTTCCGTAACCCCGCTAAACATCCGCTCTTGGATTAACTCAGCCACCACGCTTGCTGGGGACTGGTAAGTGATGTCCTCTGCATTTAGGATGTCGTCATCCGGGGCAGACAGCAGAGGCACTACAGAAGCCTTCTCTTTTTCAATAGCAGGCAGGGCCGGAGCCGGCCTTTGTGAAGCACGAGATCTCTTAGAAGCAGGGGCAGGTGCATCAAAAGGAGGAGGACGCTTACTCCCGACCTCCTCCGCTACGGCCTCGTCATCAACTGGACCGAGTCCTACTCCCTCAATGATAGGGGCAACTTCAGTAACGGCCCCTTGAATATCTTCCCATGCCAGGCTGGTCGCTTTCTCGCCCTCGGGGGTGTTGACGACGGCAGGGTGTGTCCTAGGCACCTCCTCAGAAATACCCCCAGAAGGCGCAGCCAGATCCTTCCTCGCCAGCTCGATGTCCTCAATCGACCCGGTGGCAATCTGGGGAGTCCCTTCCTTCCTAAAAACCGCAACTTGCGTAGATTTTGGAGCCTAGGAAGATTGGTTGGCCGAGCTCAGCCTGCTATGGCTAGATGGCCTGGAAGATTTGGTACTTCGAGAGCTCGGCTTAGGAGCTCGAGAAGAAGCTGGGgcaggaggtcggctaaccGTCCTGGAAGAAATAACCCGGGCCACTTCTTCAGTAGCCTCTGAGACGCGTCGCCCAGCTCGAAGGGCGTCCAGTGCAGCGTTCATGCTCTCCCTAGACAGAACTAAGTTCTTCGGAGGCTTAATTTGGTCCATCTCGATGTCAGAAGCTACAAACAATACAAAATCAGAACATGTTAGCATAATCCCTAGTAGAAATCACAAAGAAAAGGCAAAACGGCTGGACAAAGCACAATACCCGCATCCTGGATATCCTTAAGATTAcaggcaaacatacacttctcaacGTCGTACTTCTTGTTCACAAAAGTCAGACGAAGAAACCCAACCTGTTCGGTAAGGCTCAACTGGGGCAGGTCGTTACAACCCAGAGAAACCCCTTCCCAGGGGAGGTTAAGCTTCCAAGCCAACCCCGTCTGCTTCTTCAGTTCTAACACAAGAAAACCCTCTACCCAGCCCTTGATGGAGTCCTTGTAGCCTGTGAAAATGGACAATCCTCCGCGGggggcaaataataaaatttctggCTCGCTTTGACTAGCCGGAAGAAGCTGACGAACAGGTGAACCGTGGGTGTAAACCCCCAGCTTAGACACGCAGATTCAAAGCAAGACATGAAAAGGACGGAGTTAGGGGTTAGCATTCGAGGGGTGATCTCGAAATACTGGAAGACCTCtttaaagaaagaagaaaaggggaAGGACAGACCGTATTCCCTCTGTTTGATGAAGAAGACTAAACTGACGTCCCTTTGAGGGTCGATTAAGCCAGGGGGAGAAGGATCAGGAAGAACAATTCTCTCATTTCCGCAAGGAGCCCGGATATGGTAAAGAGGGGTATCCAGGTATTTCCTAGAGATGAAATTCCTAATGTTAGACGGGGTGATGCTAGACTCCTGGTTGACGACATCGGGGAGACTAGAACTATCCATGGTAAAAGAAGAGGCGTACCTGAAAGGTGATTAGGGCAAATGAGCTGAGGAAAGCAATGAGAACAGTAGAACAGAGAAGAGCCAACGTTCTGGGGAGACTGACAGAAAGTGAAATTTGGAACAATAAAAAGCCGAAAAGATGTTTTGAACAGTTTAATCCTTGGGCGGCGCGGTCATGATGactctcggtatttaccccctcatcagttgggcaataactgacgagaaggtaaaggggcaattgatgaccgctggatttcttcactccAGACTAAGGTCAAGCTCATTAGGACGACCCATAATCTGAAGGTTTCTAAGTCTCCCTCAAGAACCGGGTCCGGCCCATTCTGCTCAAAGACCGGGCTCCAATAAGCTCCTTCAGAATAGGCCGGCTTAGCTCTTCCGGCCCGATGGACAGATCCTCTCCGGGCCTAGTCTTAACCTCATCCCCCGGCCCAGCTCAGAATTAGGAAGGAGTTCAGCCCCTTCAccttgtgggaccatccgcatgcgcgcccggggagaatcaggggccggtACGCATGGGACatagatctgattccctcgtacgtccgtatcaatgtagcagggacaggtggtccaatgatacacgttctgttaacacgtcactagcagacaaaaggaaacatataaaaggagaaatactctcctctaggtctaagcttTTTCTAtcttacagaacccattgtaaaaccctattttttggatctcagatcatcagagctgtattgtgattggctaaatctgcgagaaagagaatgtgaagtGATGAGTGCTCACGACAGCCACTCGAATGCTCAAGTTAGTAAGGTAAATAAAAATGAGTATGatgtttaaaactcaagagtagttgtatgAGAGAATAGCGTACCTTTACCTCTGTGATCCTTCTCCTTCTATATTGTAAgaaaatggagataaatataacatttcctAACTGcgagaaagagaatgtgagatgGTGGATGCTCACAGCAGCCACTCtaatactcaagtcagtaaggTAAAGAAAAGCGAATATGATGTTTATAACTCAAAAGTAGTTGTGTGAGAGAACAATGTACCTTTGCCTCTGtaatttttctccttttatactgtaagaaaatggagataaatatagtattttttaataatccggtgatgatgtggccggttacttgataagggatatcgcCAGATGATAAGTAAGTGATCTCACGATTATAGGTGTAATAGGGATATGCTGGTATGTGCCTGATAACAGTAACTTTGTGCCGAGACTCGTCCTATGATGAGGAATGTGAGTTTTGATGATAAACCGGGTGTTAAGGTGTCCAAATGTTCATTTCCTCAAATGAGATTGTGTTACTCATTTACTAGATTTCTGCCACGTGAATTTATTCTGTGGTGATAGCTCATTATCTATTTTGAGCGAATTTTGTGTAGCATCACcatccataaaaaaaataataaataaaaattatagcacGTGGGAGTATTATATTATTgtataagttaatttttatataataaaatataaaataaagaagaagtTGTGTCAAATTTTTGTAAACTTATTTCCAAGGTTGATCTTTTAATCATACTATATTTTcacaattacaaaaaaaataggGTTAAAGTAATCTATCACTTAATTTTCTTggtaatttaatatttgtatgTTAGATATATATAGTATGATAAgttaagaaatttaaattttacaataaatGTGACATAAAACgtttttaataactaatttttatgtgaaataatttattttagaattaaaattaaaaaatattgcaataaacttaatttttataagctaagttattgtttttatataaaaacaaGGATAAGGATGATTTCCATGTGGCGatgataataaagaaaaattaaattaaattatatagttttaacTATTATTgtaatctataaaaaataaaagcaagCTTATTTTTTaagcttaaaattttatttggataaatgaaatttaaaaaattaagtttttataaaattatcaataaatttaaaattttttaactaaaaacgtattttaaataatgtaaaaaataacCAATAAACCTTTGCTTAATGATATTAAAAtcatctttaaaattataaaatttgagaTAATTTGTTCAAAATTACATTATCTCTCCCACGTAAATagatttatagttatttttatatggaataaaaaagtttagttaacatattcaaaatttgaaaatgtctctaacaattttaaaataagacaATGTAAAATACAAATACGTTTACATATATCTACAAGTTTTAGATTGCTATCTCGATCCGTGATTAATGGTTGATAATCCaatatatatcaattttaaaataaaaatcatctcatattttatttagttaaaaaaaaaatcttatttttgaatttcaattggtttaagtattttttaaaagatttatgcTATATAAATTGAGATtatgaatttatattaattatatttttaaataatttaaatagtttatgtAAGACCCTACTAAAACTTCAGTgtcagaattttaaattttcgacgaaatctaaaattttagagtaaaatagatttttacaaaatgaatttttaagtATCTTGAAAATGtattttgaaaaaagaaaaactttttAAGAAGCCTTAATATTCGGTTGTCGAACCTTCTAGAATTGGTCGCTGAACATTAGCTTATAGACCACCTATAAAACATTTCTTGCCCAAAATTGGAGATCATCTCCTCCTTAATTCATGCAGAGGTGAGTCaaacactttttttttaatcctcCTCCTCTCAAACCCATTTCTGCTATGGTCACTGCTCTTTCAAGAGGTAAATTTAGATTTTTCCAAACTTATTGTTTTTGGGTTCAATTTGAGTTTATGTGTAGTTTGAATTGTTGGATTAGAATGCATGCAAAGTTTGCTATACCTTGAGTGGGAAAGTTGATGAATGTTATGATTGTTGGTCCTGTTCAATACATGTGGTTTTCATTATCTCTATGTCTGTTTTTGACCTTACGAGGCTTTCGAGATGTATCGTCCTTACTATTTTTGCTTGGGTTGCTATTTTGGAGTTGTGAATGCTATGCAGAATCAGATTTTGGTATTCTGCCAAAATCCAAGTTCTGGTGCCAAAGGTCCCTTTTAGGCCACCGAACCGCCATTGAAAATCTCTTATCCTTCCATTTTTAGTccaattttcatgtttttcttatatgCTTTTAGGGGTGTCGTGGGGTAGTATTAAGAGT
This genomic interval from Manihot esculenta cultivar AM560-2 chromosome 12, M.esculenta_v8, whole genome shotgun sequence contains the following:
- the LOC110627572 gene encoding uncharacterized protein LOC110627572, with the protein product MAQREEALARVVVLEQELVKRAESFKDLTLEAETTKLQNQHLSQEIEALKKRCSALLEDAKLAEDRVQLECEERLREFKESAELKKEIEQACEVRLQAYRDSSELKAEIAEACQARLAEYKASDELKTAIWRKGFRMFASGFNRGLREARQAPSASLSELRAKEEDSDGEEVLYREDDLPLPKETSHTSAGPSDKDTGLGEKEDMEVLEPEEDNSRPQEEDVELGVEDAGPHGQEMILYAGDGRSEQEGTKPPLSSNVNTNVEGNSVDSEIPRNVSPLRTIFPPIILDD